The Fulvivirga maritima genome segment AACCTGTTAATATCTAAATTTAAGATATCAGATTCCTTAACATCAGAACTTGAAATCCAAGGCACGTCCCCATTCCAATAATCATTATGTTTTGTTGATGGTGTTCCTCCACCCCTAAAGCTTCCAATTACACCTAACTTGGTATTATTCCATATATCTTCAAACTCCTTAAACCTCAATTTAGGAACCATTTTCACCTCTTTTTTCTCAAACACCTCTTCCATAGTCAGAATTAGGATTTTTGGGATTTATGAATGACAGGATTATTGTTTAAACGTAGGCTTGGGTTCTGTTTGTTTTTTGGGTGCCTGAGCCGTTTTATTTCCAGGCTCTGTGCTCCGCAATTGAGTAGTAAGCCCAAGTCTACTTTGTAGGCTACAAGGTAATTCAATCCCTGTGCCAGGTGTACATCTTCAAGCATGGTAAGTGCTTTTAATTCTACCATTACTTTTTCCTCCACTAGAAAATCAACTCTACGAGAGCCAATAGGTTGCTCATCATAAAACAAAGGCATTTCTAATTCCCGTTGAAACGATATACATTGTTTTTCCATTTCAATCGCCAGCGCTCTTTGATAGATCACTTCTTGCAATCCATTGCCCAATGTACCGAGCACCGTCATTGCACAGCCAATGATCCGATAAGTTAAGTCATCCTTTATTTCTTCCTTCATCTTATTCTTAATCCAAAAATCATTACATCATTAAAATCCAAATGCTGACATTTAAAATGGAGTATCAATCCCTAGTTCCTTACAATAGCTCTTGATGGTGTCATCGGTAGCCTGCATATCCTTTTCAAGG includes the following:
- a CDS encoding GxxExxY protein, producing MKEEIKDDLTYRIIGCAMTVLGTLGNGLQEVIYQRALAIEMEKQCISFQRELEMPLFYDEQPIGSRRVDFLVEEKVMVELKALTMLEDVHLAQGLNYLVAYKVDLGLLLNCGAQSLEIKRLRHPKNKQNPSLRLNNNPVIHKSQKS